The Pirellulimonas nuda genome includes a region encoding these proteins:
- the pnuC gene encoding nicotinamide riboside transporter PnuC, producing MKQPNDSPTTLWLIAVVCVLATAMAVLGLSSWLESASFITGALCVWLTVKQNIWNFPLGLLNVATFCVVFYQSRLFADAGLQVVYFGLGLAGWYLWLHGGKGRAPLQVTRAPPRELALIATFIFGCTLGLWQALHTVGGSASFWDALTTSISLASQWLLNRKRLESWVGWIIVDVIYVPLYLYKDLYLTAILYGAFLLMAVMGLRAWRASWRSNSRIGDAGALVEGVPA from the coding sequence ATGAAGCAGCCCAACGATTCCCCGACCACCCTCTGGCTGATCGCCGTCGTGTGTGTGCTGGCCACGGCGATGGCTGTCCTGGGGCTCTCGAGCTGGCTGGAGTCGGCTTCGTTTATCACCGGCGCGTTGTGTGTCTGGCTGACCGTTAAGCAGAACATCTGGAACTTCCCGCTGGGGCTCTTGAACGTCGCCACGTTCTGCGTCGTCTTTTATCAGTCGCGTTTGTTTGCCGACGCCGGCTTGCAGGTGGTCTACTTCGGGCTCGGGCTGGCCGGTTGGTACTTGTGGCTGCACGGCGGCAAGGGGCGGGCGCCGCTACAGGTCACCCGGGCCCCGCCCCGTGAACTGGCGCTGATCGCGACTTTTATCTTCGGGTGTACCCTCGGGCTGTGGCAGGCGCTGCACACGGTCGGGGGCTCTGCGTCGTTCTGGGACGCGCTGACCACCTCCATCAGCCTGGCGTCGCAGTGGCTGCTCAACCGCAAACGCCTCGAAAGCTGGGTAGGCTGGATCATCGTCGACGTGATCTACGTCCCGCTGTACCTCTACAAAGACCTGTACCTAACGGCCATTCTCTACGGGGCGTTCCTGCTGATGGCCGTCATGGGCCTGCGGGCCTGGCGCGCTAGTTGGCGTTCGAACTCCCGGATAGGCGACGCCGGCGCCCTTGTCGAAGGAGTCCCCGCATGA
- a CDS encoding SUKH-4 family immunity protein has protein sequence MTISPTDFRNRWCDDDDESLVSYPADSLVDVAVPEEHRVFLAAAGLPDSAAPFLDFAGPNNGIVQTAADLWKLPPAFDRYRVIGSNGSGDPLCIDESAGGQIVYLNHDCDFRRVVMNSSVIHLAESLLAFRHVVRETQQQNGEDAYLDGHIATDLQAWLRNELSQIDPLALQEDGFWCGELESMRDDET, from the coding sequence ATGACGATCAGTCCAACTGATTTCCGCAATCGCTGGTGCGATGACGACGACGAGTCGCTCGTGTCCTATCCCGCGGACTCGCTCGTAGATGTTGCCGTACCAGAAGAACACCGGGTGTTTCTCGCAGCCGCTGGACTTCCTGATTCCGCTGCGCCGTTCCTCGACTTCGCGGGCCCAAATAATGGCATAGTCCAGACCGCCGCCGACCTTTGGAAACTCCCACCCGCGTTCGATCGCTATCGGGTCATTGGTTCCAACGGCTCTGGTGACCCCCTGTGTATCGATGAATCAGCCGGCGGGCAAATTGTCTATCTGAACCACGATTGCGACTTCCGCCGAGTCGTGATGAACTCGTCTGTGATCCACCTCGCCGAATCATTGCTGGCGTTTCGACATGTGGTAAGGGAAACCCAGCAGCAGAACGGCGAAGACGCGTACCTGGACGGTCACATAGCAACCGACTTGCAGGCTTGGCTGCGCAATGAACTCAGCCAGATCGATCCGCTCGCTCTTCAGGAGGACGGTTTCTGGTGCGGCGAACTCGAGAGCATGCGAGACGACGAGACATAG
- the dnaB gene encoding replicative DNA helicase, with the protein MDGPDQGKPRDDSNGGRKPHGKQPIEDLLNRSLPHSMEAERAVLGSLLLLPEACDEVALILRADDFYDDAHARVFRHMLAMHEAGKQIDPMLLVQKLRDAGEFESIGGAAGFAELAESVATAAHAEYYAQIVREKATLRALIHASADILKDSYEPAVEARHMLASAEEKIFSILDSKGKSQVKPISDVLKESLNRLDARMQNEHASGGLETGFDDYDDLTGGLHGSELVILAARPSMGKTALAMNIVEHIAIDLGQPALFVSLEMSALELGDRLLCSRAQVNSRRVRNGQVSIEESKKLVQTASVVSAAPLYIDDAPSRTMTEIAAAARRLKRRHGLALVAIDYLQLVEPDNSRDPRQEQVAKIARRLKGMARELNVPVLCLAQLNRQVESTRDNKPQLSHLRESGAIEQDADVVMFVHRDEYYQTNEEDRDRVRGEADLLIRKQRNGPVGDVKLTWLHDFTRFSNASAKPYEEFGGYSGGSDFQ; encoded by the coding sequence ATGGACGGTCCCGATCAAGGCAAGCCCCGCGACGATTCCAACGGGGGCCGCAAGCCCCACGGCAAGCAGCCGATTGAGGACCTCCTCAACCGCTCGTTGCCCCACAGCATGGAGGCGGAACGCGCCGTGCTGGGCAGCCTGCTGCTGCTCCCCGAGGCGTGCGATGAGGTCGCGCTGATCCTGCGGGCCGACGACTTCTACGACGACGCCCACGCACGCGTCTTCCGCCACATGCTCGCCATGCACGAGGCGGGCAAGCAGATCGACCCGATGCTGCTGGTGCAGAAGCTGCGCGACGCCGGCGAGTTCGAGTCCATCGGCGGCGCCGCCGGGTTCGCCGAGCTGGCCGAGTCGGTCGCCACCGCGGCGCACGCGGAGTACTACGCCCAGATCGTCCGCGAGAAGGCGACCCTCCGCGCCCTGATCCACGCCAGCGCAGACATCCTCAAAGACTCCTACGAGCCCGCCGTCGAGGCGCGGCACATGCTCGCCTCGGCGGAGGAGAAGATCTTCTCCATCCTCGACTCCAAGGGCAAAAGCCAGGTCAAGCCGATCAGCGACGTGCTCAAGGAGTCGCTCAACCGGCTCGACGCCCGGATGCAGAACGAGCACGCCTCGGGGGGACTGGAGACCGGCTTCGACGACTACGACGACCTCACCGGCGGGCTGCACGGCTCGGAGCTGGTGATCCTGGCGGCCCGCCCCAGTATGGGGAAGACGGCCCTGGCGATGAATATCGTCGAGCACATCGCGATCGACCTCGGCCAGCCCGCGTTGTTCGTCAGCCTCGAAATGTCTGCGCTGGAACTGGGGGACCGGCTCCTCTGCTCGCGGGCCCAGGTCAACAGCCGGCGGGTGCGGAACGGGCAGGTCTCGATCGAAGAAAGCAAGAAGCTGGTGCAGACCGCCAGCGTTGTCAGCGCCGCCCCGCTGTACATCGACGACGCCCCCAGCCGCACGATGACCGAAATCGCCGCGGCCGCGCGGCGCCTCAAGCGTCGTCACGGGCTGGCGCTGGTGGCGATCGACTACCTCCAACTCGTGGAGCCCGACAACTCCCGCGACCCCCGGCAGGAGCAGGTGGCCAAGATCGCCCGCCGCCTCAAGGGGATGGCCCGCGAGCTGAACGTGCCGGTGCTCTGCCTGGCGCAGCTCAACCGCCAGGTGGAGTCGACCCGCGACAACAAGCCCCAGCTCAGCCACCTGCGCGAGTCGGGCGCCATTGAGCAGGACGCAGACGTGGTGATGTTCGTCCACCGCGACGAGTACTACCAAACCAACGAAGAAGACCGCGACCGCGTCCGCGGCGAGGCCGACCTGCTGATCCGCAAGCAACGCAACGGCCCGGTGGGGGACGTGAAGCTGACCTGGCTGCACGACTTCACCCGCTTCTCCAACGCCTCGGCCAAGCCGTACGAAGAGTTCGGCGGCTACAGCGGCGGCAGCGACTTCCAGTAG
- the rplI gene encoding 50S ribosomal protein L9 yields MKMKQRKQKRIKRETSRLTPLPIGPQGGVQLLLIQSVEYLGHQGDVVEVRSGYARNYLIPQGLATVASDHHKRMVEKHKAKLQDLERLRHAKLKAQATELARQSVTIEANATEDGHLYGSVGAPEIVAALKKNGFVLAADQVRLEGPLRELGLYTVKIRFSSEVEGEVKVWVVPAAGSD; encoded by the coding sequence ATGAAGATGAAGCAGAGGAAGCAGAAGAGGATCAAGCGGGAAACCAGCCGGCTGACGCCGCTGCCGATCGGCCCGCAGGGCGGGGTCCAACTGCTGCTCATTCAGTCGGTCGAATACCTCGGTCACCAGGGAGACGTGGTCGAGGTCCGCAGCGGCTACGCCCGCAACTACCTGATCCCGCAGGGCCTCGCGACCGTCGCCAGCGACCACCACAAACGGATGGTCGAGAAGCACAAGGCCAAGCTGCAAGACCTGGAGCGGCTCCGCCACGCCAAGCTCAAGGCCCAGGCCACCGAGCTGGCGCGTCAGAGCGTCACCATCGAGGCCAACGCCACCGAGGACGGCCACCTGTACGGCAGCGTCGGCGCCCCGGAGATCGTGGCCGCGCTCAAGAAGAACGGCTTTGTCCTCGCGGCCGACCAGGTCCGTCTGGAAGGCCCCCTGCGGGAGCTCGGCCTCTACACCGTCAAGATCCGCTTCTCCAGCGAGGTCGAGGGCGAGGTCAAGGTCTGGGTCGTTCCCGCGGCCGGCAGCGACTGA
- the ssb gene encoding single-stranded DNA-binding protein: MANFNRVIIAGNLTRDCELRHIPSGTAVMDQAIAVNDRVKRGNDWVDETTFVDVTFWGRTAEIVNQYLNKGAPVLVEGRLKLDQWEKDGQKRSKLRVICERMQMLGGKPGAGGGGAGGGGSRRNDDEYSGPADYDESESYSGSTEIPF; this comes from the coding sequence ATGGCGAACTTCAATCGGGTCATTATTGCCGGCAACCTGACACGCGACTGCGAGCTGCGGCATATCCCCAGCGGCACCGCCGTCATGGACCAGGCGATCGCCGTTAACGACCGCGTGAAGCGTGGCAACGACTGGGTGGACGAGACCACTTTTGTCGACGTCACCTTCTGGGGCCGCACCGCCGAGATCGTCAACCAGTACCTCAACAAGGGGGCGCCGGTGCTGGTTGAGGGACGCCTGAAGCTCGACCAGTGGGAGAAGGACGGCCAGAAGCGCTCCAAGCTCCGCGTCATCTGCGAACGCATGCAGATGCTGGGCGGCAAGCCCGGCGCCGGCGGTGGCGGAGCGGGCGGCGGCGGCAGCCGTCGCAACGACGACGAGTACAGCGGCCCCGCCGACTACGACGAGTCCGAGAGCTACTCCGGCAGCACCGAAATCCCTTTCTAG
- the rpsF gene encoding 30S ribosomal protein S6 has translation MSTETVTTNVYEGLFILDANRFARDHDAVSEAVEKLVTELGGEVLVSRLWEERRLAYPINGHRKGAYWLMYFRINPLQITALNRACELHDSVLRQLVLKIHPRLVEPILAHATGAVSEEEAEAEGEAAQAVAPAAEG, from the coding sequence TTGTCCACCGAAACTGTCACGACCAACGTCTACGAAGGATTGTTCATCCTCGACGCCAACCGCTTCGCCCGCGACCACGACGCGGTGTCCGAGGCCGTTGAGAAGCTCGTGACCGAGCTCGGGGGCGAAGTGCTGGTCAGCCGGTTGTGGGAGGAGCGCCGCCTGGCCTACCCCATCAATGGCCACCGCAAGGGCGCCTACTGGTTGATGTACTTCCGCATCAACCCGCTGCAAATCACCGCGCTCAACCGCGCCTGCGAGCTGCACGATTCGGTCCTGCGTCAGCTCGTGCTGAAGATCCACCCCCGGCTCGTTGAGCCGATCTTGGCCCACGCCACCGGCGCCGTTTCCGAAGAAGAGGCCGAGGCCGAAGGCGAGGCGGCCCAGGCCGTGGCGCCCGCCGCCGAAGGCTGA
- the pth gene encoding aminoacyl-tRNA hydrolase: MKIVVGLGNPGRKYEGTRHNVGFDVLNLLAQRLAAPAPRVRFASLASEAGLGSERLLLLWPQTFMNLSGTAASQAASFYKADNADLLIVCDDFHLPVGKLRLRPKGSPGGQRGLENVIQRMGGDDIPRLRVGVGPAPEGWDAADFVLGRFRKEETEEMAVVLQEAADAVECWAREGPEQAMNRFN, encoded by the coding sequence ATGAAGATCGTAGTGGGGCTTGGCAACCCGGGAAGAAAATACGAGGGGACGCGGCACAACGTCGGCTTCGACGTGCTAAACCTCCTCGCCCAACGGCTAGCGGCCCCCGCCCCCCGGGTGAGGTTCGCCAGCCTCGCGAGCGAGGCAGGGCTGGGCAGCGAGCGGTTGCTGTTGTTGTGGCCCCAGACGTTTATGAACTTGAGCGGGACGGCGGCCTCCCAGGCGGCCTCCTTTTACAAGGCGGACAACGCCGACCTGCTGATCGTTTGCGACGATTTCCACCTGCCCGTCGGAAAGCTCCGGCTGCGGCCCAAGGGATCGCCGGGCGGGCAGCGCGGGCTCGAGAACGTGATACAGAGGATGGGCGGCGACGATATCCCCCGCTTGCGGGTAGGTGTCGGGCCGGCGCCCGAAGGGTGGGACGCGGCCGACTTCGTGCTCGGCAGGTTCCGCAAGGAAGAGACCGAGGAAATGGCGGTTGTGCTGCAGGAGGCGGCCGACGCCGTGGAGTGCTGGGCCCGCGAGGGACCCGAGCAGGCCATGAACCGATTTAACTGA
- a CDS encoding 50S ribosomal protein L25 yields MSEIMTVEPRTKLGKIHNRRLRDEGRLPAILYGHGETPVSLSVSTAQFAAALRHGAKVVDLQGAVKQKALVQSLAWDTFRKNVLHIDFLRVSADEKVSVEIPVDLKGDAPGLNNGGILEHQLHMVEIEVDPAHMPDRLHASVANLQLGGSIYAGDITDLPAGAKLITPADAVLVNCIQPAGEPEPEEAVLGAGEPEVIGKDEEEADSESKAE; encoded by the coding sequence ATGTCCGAAATCATGACCGTTGAGCCCCGCACGAAGCTGGGCAAGATCCACAACCGCCGCCTGCGAGACGAGGGCCGGCTGCCGGCCATCCTGTACGGGCACGGCGAAACCCCGGTGAGCCTTTCTGTTTCGACGGCCCAGTTCGCCGCGGCGCTGCGTCACGGCGCCAAGGTGGTCGATCTGCAGGGCGCCGTGAAGCAGAAGGCGTTGGTGCAAAGCCTGGCTTGGGACACGTTCCGCAAGAACGTGCTGCACATCGACTTCCTGCGGGTCAGCGCGGACGAAAAGGTCTCCGTCGAGATCCCGGTCGACCTCAAGGGAGACGCCCCCGGCCTGAACAACGGGGGGATCCTCGAGCACCAGCTCCACATGGTGGAGATCGAGGTCGACCCGGCCCACATGCCCGACCGGCTCCACGCCAGCGTCGCCAATCTGCAGTTGGGCGGCTCGATCTATGCGGGCGACATCACCGACCTGCCCGCGGGCGCCAAGCTGATTACGCCCGCTGACGCGGTGCTGGTCAACTGCATCCAGCCGGCCGGCGAGCCCGAACCAGAAGAGGCCGTGCTGGGTGCCGGCGAGCCGGAAGTGATCGGAAAGGATGAAGAAGAAGCAGACAGTGAAAGCAAGGCGGAATAA